In Pygocentrus nattereri isolate fPygNat1 chromosome 19, fPygNat1.pri, whole genome shotgun sequence, the sequence ACAATTGCTCTCTCTGGTTTCACACCAATCTGgggaaatgaaaaaatgaaacctGCTAGGTTGGATTTAGGATTTAAAATTTGGTATGAAAAAGGGGTGCAAAAAATCCAAGATCTATACAGAGATAATGTCCTAATGCCCTTCTCAGAGATCACAACCAAGTTTGGCATTCCAAAAAAGCACTTTTTTAAATACCTGCAACTTCATCTTGTCCCATTAAGGCTCAAACCTTTCAGAACTCAAAATGTCCCTGTTAGAGGAAACAATTTCAAAATCTCCCCTGTCTAAAGGACTGatattatcattttataacaTGCTGATGAGTAGCTCCAGAGAATCCTCAGATTCTGAACTTGACTCTTGGAAAGAAGATGTGCAAGTTGATATTTCATTAGAGGCCTGGAAGAATCATACATCACTCCAGTAAAATTGAATAAATTTAATGGCAACATTCCTGATTTTGCATGAAATGTTCACTCTTAAAGGTAGATTGTTGCATTGCATGTGGAGTTGCACTGTAGCCAAAGAAGTTCTGGAAAGAAGTGTCGCAATCTATTTTCCACATGGTTTCTGTAGATCTAGCTTTGAAACCTGAACTTTTTATTTCAGGTATTTTCCCTGACAGTCTTGTTCTTGGAAGTAGCACTCGTAAGTTAACTGACATATGTATTCTAGAGACGAAACATCTGATAGCTTTATTTTGGAAAAGAACAGAGGGGCCCTCCATTATGCAATGGATAAAGAATATGTCCATTTGTTTGTCAATTGAAAAAgtaacatacaaccccaattccaatgaagctgggacgttgtgtaaaataaataaaaacagaatacgatgatttgtaaatccttttcaacctatattcaattgaatacactacaaagacaagatatttaatgttcaaatggataaactttaatgttttttgcaaaatattcattttgaatttgatgtctgcaacacgttccaaagaagttgggacaggggcatgtttaccactgtgttacatcacctttccttttaacaacactcaataagtgtttgggaactgaggacactaattgttgaagctttgtaggtggaattctttcccattcttgcttgatgtacaacttcagttgctcaacagtccggggtctccgttgtcgtattttgcgcttcataatgcgccacacattcaatgggagacaggtctggactgcaggcaggccagtctagtaccagcactcttttactacaaagccacgctgttgtaacatgtgcagaatgtggcttgacattgtcttgctgaaataagcaggacgtccctgaaaaagacgttgcttggatggcagcatatgttgctcagcattaatggtgccttcacagatgtgcaagttacccctgccatgggcactaacacacccccataccatcagagatgctggcttttgaactttgcgctgatgacaatccagacagtccttttcctctttggcccggaggacatgacgtccatgatttccaaaaacaatttgaaatgtggactcgtcagaccacaggacacttgtccactttgcgtcagtccacctctgatgagctcaggcccagagctcatggcagagttttaattgcacttgtagatggagcgacaaactgtgttcactgtcaatggttttctgaagtgttcctgagtccatgtggtaatatctatAACAGAATGATGacgtttttaatgcagtgccgcctgagggatcgaaggtcacaggcattcagtgttggttttctgccttgccgcttacttgcagagatttctccagattctctgaatcttttgatgatattatggactgtagatgatgaaatccctagaTTCCTTgaaattgcatgttgagaaatgttcttaaactgttggactacaGTGTTCCCTCATTTATCACGGGTGTTACATTCCAGGACCACCCGTGATAAACGAAAATCCGTGAAGTAGGGACgctatatttatttaagtatttatacaCTATTTTAAGGCTTTATAAACCCTCCCCCACACTTTACGCTACATAAACCTTTCCCATTCCCTTAATAACCATTCCCACACTGTTCTGTGCATGTATTGTACATGTATTGTACAAAACACacgtgtttttttagcattcctcaactttcccagttgcccctgtcccaacttctttggaaagtgttgcaggcgtcaaattgaaaatgagtgaataattgcaaaaaacaataaagtttatccatttgaacatggaatatcttgtctttgtagtgtattcaattgaatataggttgaaaaggattcgcAAATCATCGTATCCtgttcttatttatgttttatacagcatcccaacttcattgaagCCCATCCTATACTGCTATCACATGTAGACATTGGCAAGTTGTTATAAGATGACAAATTGCTTTTCTCTGCcttgattttgattttttttaaaaagaggtgTTTATACATGTTTCTTTTTACAGATCTGACACTGCCTAAGGGCCTCTTTTTGCTAGTTGCCATTAATGATCTGTGCCCAGTACTGAACTGCATTGTATTGTTTATCTGCACTGTACATAGTctacctgttttttttctatttattgttgtttttgatctgctgtttctgtttgtttgttttaattaattcaAGCACTATTTCACCTACTTAATTGCTTGCATAGCTAattgttttatgtgtgtttggtTAATTCTAAAATGGTTTATTCTTTAGTGTTTATTGGCCATAACTGTAATGGACTAATTGTAAAACTTGTAAAAACTCAATAAATAcaatgtttaaagaaaaaaacaaacaaaatctaaaAAAGAGACAACATATACTTGGATGGCTGTCAGTATACTTTAGAGAAATGCCCAAGTATAGCCTTTGTGTGGGAAACACTGGATTGGCCTTATATGCCTATATCTTTACACATTGTCCAACATAATGTAGCAAAACTGCGGACTCTTAAACCACTGTGGGTGCACATTAGAACACATGTAAGCTGTGCATacagatatatatgtatagaaaTGCAAATGtgtgggaaaaaaatgacacagtAATTACACAGCATTGTTATTTTATGATTACATTTACGGTAATGGGAAAACAGTACATTTGATTTTGTGCCAAACTCTTTTGTTAAGGCACTGATGGGGAAGTGAGAAGAAATCTGTTTTGAGCAGGTCACCAGGGTGTTTAGAAGATTAAAGGCTCCCCATGGTGTTAAACCCCTAGCGTGCACAAggagtctgagtgtgtgtgtgtgtcagctttCAATTAGTGTTTTAAATCAACGCCACCTCAAAAGTTTAACTTCTTAAACTGCAAGGGCCATATAATAGGCccattttcagttttacttacatattattttttcagtagTGTATTAGAGTCATTACATTATAATTACATGTTTCAAtattagtaactgaataataagccttttgATCAGGCAATTAATTTATAtagtattatttttatagtttgttCATATTAACGACTGTGTTATATTTAGAAGGTGTATTTTATTAGGATGActgttcacatttttaaatgactgtACATTTCAGTGTAGTGTTTCTAATTTTGTACATTGATATTTTGTTACCATAATAAATCAGTCTCTTTGTTTGGCTTTGGCCGCTAGCCATATGCTGCAGTGTAACAGCAGCCATtctctttgtggagagcagctGCAGGTCTATGGGTTGTGTGATTCTGGCAGAGCTCTGGGGAGTATAGGGGAGGAGAGTGTGAGGGAAGAGGGAAGGGACACTGAATCAACAAACAGCAGCAGGCAGGCGtacagtaagtgtgtgtgtacatgtgtgtgtatgtctctgCACGTGTGTAGGATGTGAGTATGTTACTGTGGCAGCTGATCACTATAGTAACTTGAGAGGACAGACGTGTCAGCTGATGAATTTGCCCCTCTCACCCATGTTTGATCTCATCTCATCTTCCAGGGTCTAATGAatggttcacacacacacacacaaaacactcgAACACACATACTGGCACACATTTGCAGTCAGAACTTACAAATTGTTATGCATTTAAAAACTCAATCTAGGGATGcatgatatatattttatttgcagataaattgaaaaatgtaatgatttatTGACCTAATATTGGAATTACAACCAATAATCTGGCACCCAGTTTCAAACTTGTACCTGTAGTGATGCACATACACTAATGATGggcatttctgttcttttcaaacTCCCTGAAATTGCAGAAAAGTTAAATAATCAGTTTTGGTTTCATAGCCACAGCATATGACTGTCAGCCCAGAAATTCCATATCTCCAAATACACTTTTGCACACTTTATTACTGTCAAGAAAGTGTAATGTGtgatgttttctcttctcttgttaTTTAGGACTGTAGCTGTTCCTCTGAGCAAACTGCTAGGAGTGAAAGACAGAGTGCGCTTATCAGTCTCACCTGCTCCAGGCCTGGAGGCCTTTTACACCAAACACAGCAGACATCCAGCACAGGTGAGTTCAGGGAAAACagcatgcacacaaacagacataTTGTTCATCAACACAGTGTAAAGTCCTGAGTGCCTCTCATAATTTTGCATAACGTTTGCCTGGAAAATATCCATGTTACTTTACAAACAATTATAGGAAATTTGTTGTGGTTAGTCCACCACTTCTCAGTGAGCTGTATCCACTTAGTTACAGTTTGTTGTGGATCTGAAAGCTTAAAGCAGTTCTAATGACTCATAAGGGGTTGGGCCACCCAAGGCCTTGTTCCTGATGTGTGTGTTCCTGGTACTGATGTGGGTATTGTTATTACCAAAGTGGGAGGGTTGGGGTTGAGAAGACAATCATATAGTTCATCTTTGCTGGTAAACTGGGGGTTATCAAGGTCATGTATGCATAACTACACTATTGCTATGAGCATTCTGACAAATCACAGTTCCAgatgagtgtgtctgtggttgTTTTGATGAATCAGCATGTGTATGTATCCAACAGGAGTAAATTATTTTGGTCTGTCTTTAACCATGtcatgttacacacacacacacacatatgtgtgtgtatatgtgtgtgtgtgtgtgtgtgtgtgtgtgtgtgtgtgtgtgtatatatatacatatacatatacatatatatatatatatatatatatatatatatatatatatatatatatatatatacatttttttgtttgtttttttgtttgtttttttttctttccatgttGTGCAGACTGATATATGTCATGACATATGATATATGTCAGCACCAgttaaaaaagattttatgtGCTTTAGAGGAATGCTTACTGCActgcatcactgctgctgtTTGGAGCTTTCAATACGTATGCATTCCCAAATATATCACTCAGTTATAGATAAATGTACACAAAACatacatgtaaaaatacataACAGTTTCCCTCTTTTACTTgggaatttctttttttttgttctactGCAGTAGCTCCTCTGAACTGTCATTCTTAATTGTGCTATAGAAGTACGTTTAGCCTGTGTTCTTTTCAGTACTTCTGGAGTAGCTACAGTCATGCAAAATAAACTGAGGCTACTACTGAGTTACACATATTTCACACATATCTGCACTTCATTGGTCTAAAAAGTTATTATGTATacttgtttctctgtttttgacaGTCAAAACACACAAGCAAAAATGCTTTTAACATAACAGTCTGGTACCCAGATGGTGATTTTGATAACAGTCTACCAGCAAGCTGTAGCTCACAAAGCCTGTGTTAAAATCTGTGAAACCTctatatttttctgttattacaGCAAAGAGTTACCCCACATGAATTGAATGAGCTTTCAGTTTTTGCTTTATCTGTTTTATTCAGAGTGAGGTCAGCAGTCTGGTGAAACAGAGTGGCCTAACCCAAAAACAGGTGGAGGTCTGGTTCCGTCATCGTAGAAACCAGGACAGGCCCAGCAACACCAAGAAGTTCTGTGAGGCAAGGTGAGTTTACTGTGAATAACACAGGTCGTTCATTCTCAATAGTACATACCTACTAGCATAAATGAGCAAGTCCATTAAAGCAGCAATTAAATGAAACATCactgaaaatagacaaaattgCTAATACTACAGCTTTCACCAACGTGATGTAGTTTAGTATGTTTTAAACGAAAAGCatgccatacagtgtcagaaaccaaagATAGTACCAAACTTTGGATGCAAAACATATCTTGGTTGAACGACTCTATTAGGGATAAGTGTAACATTttgtgaattagatttttctgtTGCTTCAGCATGAAGAACTCCtacactgacagtggttttctcaATCAGATGGATTTACCATCACTTACTTGCCCTTACCTAACATTCTCTAACAGTGATTAGCATGACTGCATCGTTAAGATCAGTTCAAATCTTTTATTAAAGAATCAGTCAATCACAACAATCATTAAAGAACCTCTGTTCTCTCAGTGGTGCTGTAGATGGTATATGACACCTGGTGATATACACTGTTTGTTCCAGTGATTGTGTGTTCTGCCAAGGTCTTTATCACAATGTATAACTCTAACATGgcatcatttttgtttttgtagctgGAGGTTTGTCTTCTACTTAATATCGTTCACTGCTGGACTTGCATCTCTTATCAATGTAAGTAATTCATTGTGGTATTTTTCTGtagtattttttaatatttcagtattGTAATAGAAACCCATGTGTGATTATGTGCTAGTTCTAGAGTAACAGCCTGCCTAACTCATCATACATTTGTATCAGACTGTGTTAAGCTGTTATGTAATATCAAatggacttgcttatgtggtttctcacACTTTTGTGACATATTGgtatgtattaaaattaaaatgaacgaCATGATTTACCTGTGCCGTTAACTAACTAGTGGCTATAACCTTACAGTACTTTCAGAGACTAAATGTGATGACTGATAACCTACATTGGATCTGAGGGGAAAATTGTGTTCATCTGACCATGGTTTAGGTCTTCTTGACTGAAAAAACtagcaaagaaaaaacactaaagAATTCATGTCAGTAATACTTTTATGGTGCATGTGTGATAAGTCTGTAGTTGTGCTTGTCTCTGAATAAGATCAAGTGTcaatttgtacattttcctCTTAAGACACACCCGCATGGGGTTTCACATCAGTGACTGTCCTTTGTTTTCAGACACTTAAAGGAACAGAGAATTTTGATACTGCTGTAATTTGATCGCCccctctcctgttcatttgctTGTTCATTTGCTTATACATTTGCGATGACATACATTCTGATTTCCCACAGACATCTTGGTTTTGGGACCAGGGGGAGTGCTGGAGAAGATATCCGTTACAGGTTCACCTACCTTTCgcgcacacacagccacacacaacTATGAGGTTCACACATAAAGAAGAAGCAGGGCTCTGGTATTGGACAGAGAGGCAAAAAGCATTTGTTCAGTGCATTTGCATTTGTAGGCTCTGAAGCTGTTGGTCAGGAAAAAGGCAGCACAAAAataagtgtgtgtttatgtaaatCACACATTTTATACAGGGATTCCTTTATTCAGTACAAAaggtttatttactattcagaaTTCAGTGAACACCTATGCACCTTGTTCACACAGCAGCCATTTTGCTTATTATGTCACACAGGGTGGGAAGATTATTGGACAGCAGCAATGGGGAAAGTTCCACATTTTTTTGAAGGACCAACAGCATACTAATGTAGATTTGGTGTCCTTTCATGACTTGCATTTGCATAGTTGTTTAATTCAAGTAACTAAAAAATTCCATGGTTATTACTCCTGGATTTACCCCTTTTTATCTGTCTAGAGAGCTAACTACGTTGTACATagtagctaatgctaacgccGCACTGAACAAGCTGTACAGCGCTATCAGCAATCTTCAAAGCGCACACCCAGACGGACTGTTCATTGTCGCTAGATTTCTACCATGCCAATCTGAAGTCAGAGCTCCCTAAATTCTACCAATATGTAGACTTTGCAACCCGGGGGGCTAATGTGctggatcttgtttacacaaacattcatGGCACATACAGGGCTGAGCCCCACCCCCACTACAGATACTCAGACCACAACTCTGATGCTCATTCCAGCCTACAGACCGCTCATCAGACgtgccaaaccagaccagaagcaagtgagaacctggcCACCAGGAGctatctctgctcttcaggactgttttgagcacactgacAGGGAGATGTTCAGAAAAGCAGCAACTTCCGGTGACTCTatcaacctggaggagtatacagaatcagtgactggcaacatcagcaagtgcattgatgatgttactgtctccaaactCATCACTACACACCCCAACCAGAAgccatggatgactgcagaggtgtgCACACTGCTGAGAGCCCGtgacaaggctttcaagtcagTGGATAAGGCAAGCCTCAGGATAACTAGAGCCAAGCTTTCCCAGACCATCAGACAGGCAAAGCGCacctactcaaagaaaatccatgaaCATTTTCAAGACACTACAGACACACGGtgcatgtggcagggcatccaggtCATTACCAATGACAAGacacctccacctgcttgtaACTGTGATACCTCCCTTCCAGATGTGCTAAATAACTTCTGTGTTTGATTTGAAGTGCTTGAACAGTGAGGGaaaccacacctcctccaaATGAACAGGTATTGTGTCTGTCCACAGCTCATGTGCGgaaaactctacacagagtcaacaCATGAAAAGCCCCAGGATCTGATAGGTTACCAGGCAAAGTGctcagagaatgtgctgaacagctggctgatgttctcttagacatattcaacatctctctgagcactgcagtcgttcgaatgtgcttcaagtccaccatcatcatccctgtgccaaAGAAGTCTTCAATATCggagaggaggtgcagcagctAATGGACTGGTGCagaaccaacaacctgtctctcaGTGTGGACAAAattaaggagatggttgttgacttcagAAGAGTGCGAGGTGTCCACCCCCCCActtaacatcactggctctgctgtagAAATCAACAGGAGGaccaagttccttggtgtctacgttacagagaacctcacctggtccctcaacaccaactccatagccaagagcgcccagcagcgcctctacttcctgtggagactgaagaaggctcatctcccccctcccatcctcaccatgttctattgtggactgtggagagcatcctgagcagctgcatcatcatcatggtttgggaattgcaccgcctccggccgcaagaccctacaggggtagtgaggacagctgagaagataatctgggtctctctcccctccatcatggacatctacaccacacactGTATCTGAAAAGCCACCATCATGCTGgatgaccccatccatccctcactcGTACTATTCTCACAGCAAAAGACTGGAGCATCCTTGCtatcactgccagactctgcaacagctttgttccgcaagcaatcaggtttttgaACTCACAATGACTGAACTGAaagcccccctcacacacacattctacactcacacactcttctcttttgatgctcttttGCATTATCTGGAACTTGTTGCTAATACAGTGTTTACACTTTGTTTACTCAAGTACCGTGTATATCTTACCTCAGGAACTGCTGTGCTCACAtattcacagatcacagcatgttaaataatctttgcACTTTGTCACAACTCTACCTCATGctcagaaatgagtgctgtgtcagcgctgcactgtcctgtctgtttactgtgtctaatgtctgttgtatttatttgaacttattgtattgtttgtagtCTAATTTTTTGCACTTACGTCTGCACGTTGCACTTTGTACTGCTTATTCTGTTtcatgttgcaccgtgttgtttcTTAGagaaatgtaatttcactccagtgtgtacttgtacatagatggaatgacaataaaagcctcttgacatGACATGGCTCGGATTTTAGTCTCAGAGCACACAAGAATGCATCAGAATATCCATGTTAAAATCACATACAGCTTTTTCCTAGGAATTATGCCTCTGAGCCCCACTACAGGGAACTTGGCACTTGAGTTTTCATGTCTGTGACTAGGATTGTTTAGCTAAAATTTTATTGACAGATTTAGCATCGCAAATTAGTCTCACTAGGCCCAATCAAACACTAGCCTTTTTCAGCAAAATTTTTGCTagtgaaattacattaattCTGATggaaatcataataataaatgcagTGCAGACAGTGATATGCATTATATGGCTAATGGGAAAAGgggttgtttttgttaatgcATGTGTTTTAGgtattacattttacaaattgATAAGATCTCACACACCCACATGAGAGGCAGGACAGACGCACATTATGCATGTGAAAAATGGCAGACTGCTTTTGGTTTTGGTCATCGCACTCTTTCACATGATAATGTATTTACCCAGTTTACCCAAAATGCTCAATTTATTCAGTCTGAATGTTTACCATGATCAAGCTAGTGGTACAGTTGCTATTGTAAAGATATCTAACCTAATAATTGTGTTTCTCCTTTTGTAGCCAGTTGAGAAAGTGCACTATTGGTATTACATGATAGAGTTGGGATTCTACTGGTCCTTGCTGCTCTGCGTCTCTGTGGACGTGAAGAGAAAAGTAAGTCCACTGCATTTAGTACAATAATCTGTCTGTAATGAATATTGGTCAGCAGTGTATTGCATaaaggactctgtgcagaccagtcaagttcttctacgccaaactcactcatccatgtctttatggaccttgctttgtgcactggtgcgaagtcatgttggaacaggaaggggccatccccaagaTGTTTCCAAAATGTTGGGAGCactaaattgtccaaaatctcttggtgctgaagctttaagagttccttttgctggaactaaggggccgagctcaactcttgaaaaacaaccccacaccataatcccccctccaccaaaccttacaCTTTGCACAGTGCAGgcagacaagtatcgttcttCTGGCAACtcccaaacccagagtcatccatcggattgccagacagagaagcgtgattcgtcactccagagaacacgtctccactgttctagatcccagtggcggcgctttgcaccactgcattcgacgctttgcattgcgcttggtgatgtaaggcttggatgcagctgcttggccatggaaactcattccatgaagctctctacacactgttctttggctaatctgaaggccacatgaagtttggaggtctgtagttaTTAACTGCAGAAAGCTGGAAACATCTGCGCACTatcctctgtcattttatgtggcctaccactttgtggctgagttgctgttgttcccagtTGCTTCCATTTTGTtctaataccactgacagttgactgtggaatatttagtgagaaaatttcacgATTGGActtatcacggtaccacgctggaattcactgagctcctgagagcgacccattcttttactaatgtttgtagaatcaatctgcatgcctaggtgcttggttttatacagctgttgccatggaagtgattggaacacccgaattcaattatttgggtGGGTgactggatacttttggaaatatagtgtaagttAAGTCAGGGTTTAAAAGTACATAGTGTAataagatccatccatccatccatccattttccaagccgcttctccatcagggatTGCGGGGtgtaataacatattaaattaaTTCGTAAGAGGTTGCATTGTTTTTAATACACCTAAAACACAATGGCAGTCCACAATTCACCCTTCGCTCAGTACTGATGCCTAAtcaaagctgtgttttattCTAGGATTTCAAAGAGCAGATTGTTCATCACATTGCTACTATTTTCCTGCTTGGATTCTCGTACTGTGCAAACTACATCCGCATTGGCACTTTGGTGATGCTTGTCCATGACTCCTCAGACTTCCTACTGGAGGTAGGAATTTTCACTGGCTCATGAGCTCCAAATTTACTTTGGACTCTTAACAGACTTATTTTGGATGCTAGGATTTGGGTACTTTATTATACTTTGCTGAGTTAAACAGGAATTAGTTTAGTtgaaattaacatttttatCTCTCTCAACAGTCTGCAAAGATGTTCAACTATGCAAGCTGGAAAAAGACCTGTGACTCACTGTTTGTGGTTTTTGCTGTGGTATTCCTGGTGACGCGTCTGGTCGTGTTCCCCAGCAAGTAAGACTTCTGTCATACTAGTTTGTGCTAGAAAACAATTAATAAATTAGTATTTTAACCCAAGGGCCAGCACTTCAATGTTACTACATtacatatatacttttttttacatattatgtTTGATTAAATGCTCATCTATAGACAAACATTACATATTAGTATATTgctaataaatgttttaatgtatggCATCAGACTATTTGTTGGTGGTCTTTTTTTGGCATTTCAATggtttcttgtgttttatttcttgCTGTTCTTAGGATAATCTATACCACTCTGATCTTGTCAATGGAGGTGTTTCAGCCCTTCATGGGTTACTACTTTTTCAACGCTCTGCTGCTAGTGCTGCAAGCCTTGCACATCTTCTGGGCCTGGCTCATAATGCGCATGATCTACAAGTTCCTCTTTCTGGGaaaggtgtgtttatgtttatatttctaTTTATGTTTATGCTACCTTGATTTCCCTCATCTATAACCTCTTAACTTGCAGCTTGAAAAGGACGAACGCAGTGATGATGAAAGTGAGGCAGAAGAGGAGGCTGAAGAtgaaggagaggaggaagagaaccAGACATCCTGGAAGAAGAGAAAAGTTGTCCTAGATTCCAAACTGGCTATGATGACTTCTAGTTGTGTTCTAAACAACTTGGCCAGTCAGAGAGCTAATGTGTGCAGTAGAATGCCCAAAAGCAGATAGCACCTGTTACTGGAAAATAGATATTAAGTGTAACTTAGGTTTCACTGAAACACTGTTAAGCGCTTTTTCAGATAATTTCTTAAAAGACACTGACGTTACTGTTACTACTAGAGACATTAATACTTTCATTAATAAGGCACAGTGTTTTTGGGTAAACTTAGCTGCAGTACTTCGGTATCCTGCATTTTGTGGTTGCACAATGGTTTGCAGTGTGTAACATGACTACTACTGATTATAAAAACCTGTTTGTAAAATGCAGGATTAGGAAGCACTATTGTAAGAGAACAATTGGAAATACACACGGACTGGTTTCTTTACCATTTTACACATTCACCTAGACAGAGAAGAACACAGCTCAAGAGCCTTTTCTTTGTACATATGACCTTTCTGCTACGCTTGTGGCTATCTGtgtatttcatttgtaaagtattataaaatatattaactgAACAATCCCAGTCTCATGGATTTCTAAAACACTGCACCCACTGGGTCTCCTCACTGGAACAAAACCAAAGCAACATTGATAACTGCGCACTTTACGTATCATTTAGTGATTGATGTGGTGGATATAGGCTCTAGTACAACATAGCTAATTGATTTTAACACCAGTCATttaactccacacagaaaacaTTCACTGTCATC encodes:
- the cers4b gene encoding ceramide synthase 2, with translation MELFNEWLWRQEYWLPPGITWRDMAQMEDSPLPRDLLISLPLALGFIALRCAFERTVAVPLSKLLGVKDRVRLSVSPAPGLEAFYTKHSRHPAQSEVSSLVKQSGLTQKQVEVWFRHRRNQDRPSNTKKFCEASWRFVFYLISFTAGLASLINTSWFWDQGECWRRYPLQPVEKVHYWYYMIELGFYWSLLLCVSVDVKRKDFKEQIVHHIATIFLLGFSYCANYIRIGTLVMLVHDSSDFLLESAKMFNYASWKKTCDSLFVVFAVVFLVTRLVVFPSKIIYTTLILSMEVFQPFMGYYFFNALLLVLQALHIFWAWLIMRMIYKFLFLGKLEKDERSDDESEAEEEAEDEGEEEENQTSWKKRKVVLDSKLAMMTSSCVLNNLASQRANVCSRMPKSR